A segment of the Candoia aspera isolate rCanAsp1 chromosome 8, rCanAsp1.hap2, whole genome shotgun sequence genome:
CTATATATCCTGATCATATCCACTAATAAACATACCTTTATGAGTCACCACATAATACTGTATGTCTCTGTGTTCATCATTATTCCTGAAATTCCGTTACCCTGCTAAGCTTGCCCATGATATCCCTTGTGCTGGGAATTCACTGAGGCTTGTGCTTTGAACATCAATTTTGTTTACAAGGAtgactttgggaaaaaaaaatggtaggtGGCTACAGTACAAGGATACTTGTGAAAGTATGTCTACctgttcaggaaaaagaaaagatgagctGGTTGGATGGGAGGTGGACAGCTTCCTGAGGGGCTAGGCAGATGGTGTGCTACAATCTCATCAGTTTTTCTTCTGATAAATGGCTGTCTTGTGAGTAGCTACACCTGGCAGAGCAGACATTAATGGTCAGGTAAAATCTCCCCtggcattattttcttttcaaaattcccATCCTGCCTATTGGCTCCCCAAGATTATTTACCTCTCATGTAACTGAACACAGGATTGTTTTCTTGTTACCCTTGCCTCCATTCTGTTCCCTTCCTCTAGTGCTTCTCTCTGCTgacaattttaaaattataagcaTTTTGAGGCACTGATGGTCCTGtgcaattaattcattaaaagtctgatttatttcaataaaatgtgCTTAATTTTGCAGTCATAAATTGCAATAacatctcagatttttttttatagtaaagaTAATGGTCTTAAACCATTTTGGGTTTTGTTCACTAGGGGGCCCTCAGAACTTACAAAGAAACAGATCTAGGGTTGTTCTTTTTTAGAAACAAGACATCAGACTAGGCTTTTCCATTCCAGAAATTAAAATagcttaaaagaaatgaaaagttcATGTAGTTTGTGGCACTTAACTAGGAACACCCATCCCGAATGGTCAGAATATATagaaggaatatggatctgaattGATATTTCTAAAACAGAACAATCTCGATAAATGAACTCTACgtattttgaaaaatacaggttgAAAACATCAAAggcttgtttattattttataactttACTCGATCGAATAAAAGTATTGTCCAGCtggtggatattttttttttcctatggaaaaAATGGACTTCCTTTACTTTCTAAAGATTTCGCTAGTATTTGTTACTGCTAGAAACTTTTGAGCTAAGATTTGGGCCAGCTGTGTAGGTAAGATTATTCtaaactttattttaataatacaatTATTAGATTTGTTGTTTCATATGCTGTGTATTTTGCAGCATTGGAAAATTATATTCATGTGCATTTgcatgtgtaatttttttttccacaatgtgttatgtgaacacatCAGTATAATACTATTTTTAGACTTAGGAGGATGCATTCACAACAGAATATGCATATGTGTATAATTTACTCATGCTGGAATTGTTTGTATTTCTTATTTGCAATgtgatatttttgtatttaaaaaatctaGCCATTGAAAAAAGGAGGAATTTTTGCTTCATAAGATGactaaatgaatataaatctttCTACCTGACTAGTATGCTCTGCTTTAGTTAAATCTGATATAATTGTAGAATAATTTTCCTGCATAATCCTTGACCAATTAATGGAACATATTTCCATGCTAACAAAAAGCAATAAAGTGAATGATTTCTATGACATCTTCCTTGCCACTAGCGTGGGAAGAAATACCAACTACCAACTTGTGAAAAATATGCCTCTTACTCAGTGTTGTTAATAATATGAACTACTTTGTACagaaattctggaaaataaattcatttcatACTATgaggattatttttatattaatttgatATACATAACACGAAGTACCAACCTTTTCTTCCCTTTAGGAGTGTGTATATAATCACTAGCTGCAGTCTTTAAATGAAGAGATTTACATGGTTTAAAAATAACGATGTGGGTAATGATGACTGTAAAATGATATTTATCATTCTTTCCCCTCTAACAGCTCAGCAGCCCAAAAGGGACTCCCAGACTTTTCATACTGTGACTCAGTTAACTCTGTTTACACAGCCGACTCCATTCATTCACTGAACCCAGTCACACCCTTTGAGGTGGCCGAAAGATTTTAACAGCTTGTCAGGGTAGGCTGTCAGATTCATTGGAACTGAACATTTACAATTGTACGGCATTTTCAATGTGTATATGCATAgaggcatacacacacaaacagctggaaaaagagGTGGAGACATCTGGTCATTTAGAAGGCATGCAGCATCATCCTAGCTGGCAACCAGTGGATTCTTAAACTACTTCCATCATGTTGATTCACTGGAGAAATGAGCTTCCTGGTTCAGACATGCCAAATTATCAACTGGTTCTTTTGTTCTCTCTGCTCACCTCGGCTGCTTTGGAGTGGCAAGTGCCCAAGGACCCGAAGGAATTTGCTTTTGGGCACTGCTTTTGTGATATATCTGGGCTTCCTCGTCAGTCAAGTAGGTCGTGTTGTACCACAACACAGAACAGGAATATCGAAAGCAAACTCCTGGAATCTTCAAGATGTTGCTCAGCCTCGTTTTTCTGAACTCCCATTGGATGACACCTGGTCATTTTCTGACCTTGAAAAATCCCAGATGGAGACAAATAACACACCAATGTTGCCTAATGTGGTATACATCACTTTGCGGTCCAAGAGGAGCAAACCTGCTAAGATTCGAGGCACTGTGAGACCCAAGCAAAGAAAGAAGCAAGTATTGCCTTTGCAGTATGAGAATAAGAACTCACTGGGTAGCACAATCCAACGTAAATCATTTTATGGCAAATCTATGAACAAGAGGAGAGGAGCAGTAGTTCCAGAGAAAGCAAGGCAGAAACAAcagcagaaagaaaaacagatgtcTCATAATACAAAGCACTGGAGACCTGAAATGATTATAAGAGGCCTAAATGTTCAATTTAATGTTCAGGAGAGCAATATCAGGATGTACAGTGAGAGCCCACCATCTTGGTTAAGTAAAGAGGACATCCTAAGTATGCGTTTTATGGCAGATTCCAAAATAAATAGTATCCAAGAAGTGCCTTCTCAACATGGAGTACTTCTGGTATTTGGGAAAACAGAGGTTGATAATAAGTCAGTCAAAGAAGACATATGTAGCCAAGGTCACTGTGGCATCATCAAGAGACCTCTTGACATGAGTGAAGTGTTCGCTTTCCATTTGGACAGGATCCTGAGACTGAATCGGACTTTGCCAACCGTAAGCAGAAAATTGGAATTTGTACAAGGTAATTGATTTACTCACTGCATTGGAGCAATGGAACATTGTCTCATAGAGCAGGCTTTTATCCATCAGCAGCAGCCAGAAATAAATGCTATGTACGCAACAGCAGAAGTAGGTAATCTGATCCTTTCCAGATTTTTTGACTTATTCTCATCAACCTCAATGAGCATGTCTTATGGCAACAGGCTGTGGGAGTTGCTGTCCAAAACAGCTGGAGGGATTCAGATTGCCTGTACCTATTATATagtcaaattaaaaaataaattgcttaaGTAACCAAAATTTCAGATATTAAACTAAATCTTTTCTCAATTTATCAGAGTTCACACTATGATTACAAAGCTGAGTGGGTGGGCAATATCCATATCTAATATGGAAGTTCAGTGAATTATAAGAAGGGAAAATTGTTCAGGAGAGCATGGAATTACCAGCTCACATTGAGGTTCTGAATGCAAGACTTGGGTTGGAGTTTAATTTCTCTAGCTGGAAAATTATGGGCCAGATATTGCTGCCAGGGCAAATATGTCATCTAATACATCATCTAGCTATGTAGTCTCTATCACTTGTGAGATTTTTGCAAAAGTTCAGAATAAACCAGTGATCTTAACAGAGATTGTCAAAAAAGTTTACCTAGTGATTTGTATTCTGAGCATAACTGTAATAATACTTGGCAATTCTGCTTCAAACCGCCCTTGGTGATTTGACTACCCAAGACTATAATGAAACACTTGTTCTTTTTCAGTgctttcagatttttattttttattttaaaagcaatcatGAATGTACAGTGTTGGAATTTTCCATAATAGCCAGATTGGAACACTATGAACCATTATTTTTTGTCTAGATTCTTGCTGTCCATAATAATGAttttatttctagaaaaaaatagtttcaatAAGATTTTAAAGTGTAATGATGACTTTGCTTCTCACCTTTGTAACTAATGTTTCACTAGGATAATAATTGCCTAATAGGCACTCAACTTATAGGTTGTGTACATTCAATTTTTAATTctcaaaatgaaatcaaaattagaCCAAATTAAATGCCCTTTTTTTATATTCCACTGTATTGCTAAACTGTGGCTTTAGCTGAAGCAGTAGTCATAATTTTATTATAGTCAGAAAAGGCTGCAGTACATTTGAATGAAAAATTCCTAAAAtagtttttccatttctgtacTGATTTTTTCCTGATGTGGTTATGGTACTATTTTATGTAAAATTTCTAATCAGTGTGTGCTTTATTaaagacaaactaaaaaaattGATCAGCAAAACATTCCTATAAACAGATAGAAaagtattctattttttaatgtcACTTTATGGGTCTCTATATTGAAAATGTCAATAGTCTGAGTGATTGCTTAGATGCTTCTGAGAAATATTCAGGCTCTCAGAGCACAGAAGTCACATTATACATCTGTTATTTTTAGGGAAAGATTTTACTGCTGCAAAGCTGGTGAAAAGAATGAGGTAATTCGGATTATCAGGGCAGAGGATCATGGTCTGGGGGCCCTTTGTAAATTGCTCTTtgagtaatcatattaacagtAGTTTTCAGGCTGCATAATCATTCTTGATTGTCAGGAAGTAAGAAGGACAATTCGTCCTTTTTCATTCTCTATAAAGATAGAGGACTGTTGCTAGGTGATGATGAGCAAGAGGAAAAGTGtcagttttcctttttgttatttCCCGCTGGGATGTTCCTTAGCTATAAGTGACATCAGAATGGGAAACAGCCTTAACTCTTTTGGATCTTAGAATCCAGTCTGAGCCATTGGTAGTTGTGCTATGCAAAATATATCCAGCACAAATTAATGGCAACTCTTGGAGGATTTCATTTCTTCTAGTGAGCGTGGACAAATTTCCCAATCTGTTGTGGCTTTTATAGTCTATCTCTAATTTGTCAACCCTGTACCCACTTTCCTGGAAATATGTGGTTATAGATGTGACAAATTAGAGATACATCTATTAATGGGATTAATTTTGCATACTTTTATATATGATTGTGTTATTTATTCATCGAagtatttcatttgtatatttctaagataaaaaattattcagaaagtcAGACCGAATGAAAATATAAGCTGCATTAATAAATAAACCCACAATTGCCTAATCTTATTCTATGGACCACTTTTGtgtcttttatttttcctcaatttttttttctatatcaaGATAAATGCAGTTGATTAATTTACTTTATAAACCTCTCTTATTCAGAGGATCACAGAGCAATTAACAAAGATAAGAAtacaaaatgaacaaaatcaaaataaaacaatcaccaatatataaaataatggatATTAAAGCCGTATTAAAACTCAGCACCTTTAAAATCAGCAGCAGCCAATACAAATAAAGTTTGGAACTAACATCTCAGTGCGTTATTTCCTGATTATCCCATCTCTATACAGATAAGATACAAAAAGACAAATGGGCTGCCATATTACCCTTTCACGCAGTGAGCATCTTAATGACGTCACTCGTTTTGTGGAAGCCTCCCTTAAGATAAATTGAGCTTACACCTCTTGTTTCCTGTCTGAATTTCTTGTCACATTTGACTGGCTAATAAGATGCTTTTGGTTTGTCACTGACTAAATGAATAGTGAACCTATTAAATCACAGAATTATTTTACACTCTTCTGACATAGCTGCTTtatcaaaaaagaaaagctaaatcTTGACAATGTTTTTTCTAAGATTCATTACTGTTGACAGATCAAAATTTATAAAGGCTTGGAGATGAGAAGGGGAGGAAGTATTTGACAGTTCCGACTTTCAAAGCTATTTCTAATGTCTATGTCAAACTTGAGAAATCTGTCCTTAGGCTCACATGTGATATTGGCTGAATTaagatctttctttttaaaagaggcCAAACAGAGCAAATCAGGATTTAGTAAACTACTTGTAGCAAGCACAGTGGGGATAGAGGACATGTAGTTCGAGGCATGATAAGCACGAGCCTcccaatttaattaaaaatcaggTTTTAAAAACAGCCAAAATGTTGTGAGATCATTAAATCTCACAACATTTCAGTTATCTCATATGAGATACTTGGCAAGAATGCTGAAATCCCAGTTTCAGTATTCACAGATAAGGCATACAGCATATCTGCACTTAACATTTAAGCTGCTGCTGTCCTGTGTTTGTGCCAGATTACTGTAGTTCTAAATCAGATTTAAAAAGTCCTGTCAGGACTGGGACACTTCACCAAGAACATGCAAAGTATTCTGAACTGCAGGCTACCAGATCCTCCCATTGGACCCTCTCACCTTCCTATAATTGGCAATCACTTTTCTTCCTGTGAGCAAGTCTTCCAGGGCATATATATGTATGCAGACccatatgcatgcacacatacatgcacgtgtgtgcgtgcatatgtgtgtctatgtaaagtatatacttgtgtataagcccatctgcagataagccgatccttgaatttttaatgaaaataccatgaaaaatgtgccacctgcagataagccgaCCTTcaaaattttcatgttttaattttcacaattgccttattttggttaaaaatttgacaatatttatttatgacagTGTAGTTATTTATTGATGTATGAATGAACCAGCAGTGAGTTTCAGCCAGTAACAAACAGGTTTATATTCCTATTTTGACTGGTTTAGTTTTTAATAATGGATGGAATCTTAGCTAAAAGAGATGCATAAAATATGTGTAGCTGTACTGCTTCTCAGAGAGGAACCAGTAGTGAGAatgcacaattttttttatttattttctatcccacctttattatttttataaataactcaaggtggcaaacatacctaatactccttcctcctcctcttttccccacaacaacaaccctgtgaggtgagttgggctgagacagagggactgggccaaggtcacccagctggctttcatgcctaaggtgggactagaactctcagtttcctggATTCTACCTCATGCCTCATGAATGTTTCTCCTCAGATATTTTTGCATTTCTACATATGTGTCTTTGACACCATGGAAATGGTCAAAACCAATAAAGATAGATGATTCTAAATGCTCGCAGAATGCCTTCTGCTTtccaaaagaaatcaaattctatgacattatttgaatggacttaagattaagactgttagaagtaaaaggaaggaatataaagttggtttatttaatcaaggttaaaataagatatatttctggcaacccttaatggactctCTGCtaacatcaggactgaaaagatgatgctttatggatttgtctatagataagagataggatataGGATAAAGAGATCATTGGTTATAAACTAAGaggggggtgaagagttactaaaattgtttatacttgtttacACTtgttggaagtaacttctttatatattccttttcttttactatattccttccttccttccatgtttttttctcttttgcatctttcactgtttctttctattcttctttctttcttttagtttgtattaaattttacAATTGTAATTAAAACccataaatctctctctctctctctctctctctctctctctctctgagaccagtttggtttagtggttaaggcaccaggctggaaaccaggagactgtgagttctagtccccccctAGGCTttaaagccggctggatgactttgagtcagtcactctctctcagcccacgacgTTAGGCTCGTCTGACAAGCTGgtcggtcaattcctgttgcaaccaatggatcaacattcggttgatccAGTAAAAAACGGATCCTGCAGCTGCAGGAAatatgctaggaagaaaaagaaaactacacacacacacactcctgccTTCTGCTTTCTTAGAAATTCTACTTATCTTCCTCTGAAGTCCTAAGTAGTCTAAGAAGAATGCACATATAGGCAACTGTAGTGATTGCAAGGGTACTTATTTAATGTGCTCACATTCAGAACAGCCTTCATCTGAAACAGTGTAAGTGTTCATCTGATTCTGATTCTCATTGTATTTGCTCTGTAATTGGTCTTATACCAACAGAGTCTGAGGACTTGgcacagaaagaagaagaaactcaACTAATTCCATTTATCATATTCCCTGTGTGCTGTTCAGTGTAAGCAGCAATATGAGCAAGCAACATGTTTATGGTGCTCTTTCCTGCATCATGTACCCTTGAAAGGATACATCAGTGTAGTTAATGTTTCTGCAAGGGATAATGAGAAAACTTCATTATGTACCCAATATTATTTTATCAGATCCAACAATTTTGTTCAGTTTGCTCTCCTGTCCAAAGGCCAAAGGATAGTAGGACTGATAAAATCTACTGGAAAAgcctttgttgtttgtttataagTAGTGTAATCTAGATGCCATCTTTTGAGTTCAGTTTGTCTTCTCACATGTCTTAATGTTGGCCAAGTATTGTTTGATTAGCCGCAGTTTTAATATAATTTCTCGTTTCAGTGATTGTAGACAGAGTTTTGTTTGATAAGTCTCATTCTTCAGGCCTAGTTTACAATATTGTCACTGTGTTCTAAAGCTGCATCAAAACCTCCCTTGCAATTTTTCACAAATGTTCTTCCTCTGCAAAGGAAGCATTTGTTTTCTCCTTTAATCTTAGGttcttgagattttttaaaaaattcctcttGGTGGCTTTCTAAAATTTACATTGTTGTTGAAGGGTGGCTGAATCTATTTTGTT
Coding sequences within it:
- the GASK1B gene encoding Golgi-associated kinase 1B, which translates into the protein MSFLVQTCQIINWFFCSLCSPRLLWSGKCPRTRRNLLLGTAFVIYLGFLVSQVGRVVPQHRTGISKANSWNLQDVAQPRFSELPLDDTWSFSDLEKSQMETNNTPMLPNVVYITLRSKRSKPAKIRGTVRPKQRKKQVLPLQYENKNSLGSTIQRKSFYGKSMNKRRGAVVPEKARQKQQQKEKQMSHNTKHWRPEMIIRGLNVQFNVQESNIRMYSESPPSWLSKEDILSMRFMADSKINSIQEVPSQHGVLLVFGKTEVDNKSVKEDICSQGHCGIIKRPLDMSEVFAFHLDRILRLNRTLPTVSRKLEFVQDDGPRPVILWDPSLAQTDSETHSSLRLTWGAYKKQLEEKCWQNGKVPKAEWGCTDIHHHEWSKMALLDFLLQIYHRLDKNCCGFKPRKEDSCVQKGLNLQCDDEDNIVLTHIIQRKDDPRHLVFIHNKGFFDRSEDNLDFRILQGINEFPESAISVLKSHHLREKLLQSLFLDRIFWDSQGGRHGIEKLIDVVEQRAKILLTYINAHGAKVYPMNE